The sequence TGGTCTGGGCGCTCGCCAACCAGCCGGAGTGGCAGGAGGCGATCCGAGAGGAGATTGCGGGGATCGGTGGCACGACCCTCGACTACGACGACGCGGCGCGGATGGAATTGACGGAACGGGTCTTCAAGGAAGCGCTGCGCTTCATGCCGCCGCTCGCCTTCATTCCGCGACAGGCGGAGCGGGCCTTCACTTGGGCGGGGATGGAGATCCCGGCGGGCGCGCATGTCGGCGTCTCGCCCGGCGCCGTGATGATCAGCGAGGAGTACTGGAGCCACCCCGACCGGTTCGACCCCGACCGCTTCAGTCCGGAGCGGGCGGAGGACCGCAGCCACCGCTTCGCCTGGTGCCCGTTCGGCGGCGGGGCGCACAAGTGCATCGGGATGCATTTCGCGCTGTTGCAGGTGCGGGCCTTCACATTCCAGTTCCTGCGCCGCTTCCGCGTCGAGGCGGTGGCGGGGACCGATGCGGACTGGGCCCGCGTGCCGATCGCGAAACCCAAGAACGGCCTTCCGCTGCGGCTGGTGCCCCTTGGACATTGAGGCGCTGCGAACGGAGCTGCGCACGCTGATCCCGGCGCAAGGGCGGCTCGTCATGGGACTGGTGGGGCCGCCGGCCTCGGGCAAGTCGACGCTGTCCAAGCGGCTTGCGGCGGGGCCGGACGCCGTGGTGCTGCCGATGGACGGCTTTCACCTCGACGACGACATCCTGCGTGCGCGGGGCGACCTGCCGCGCAAGGGGGCGGAGTGGACCTTCGACCGGGCGGGGCTCGCCGCGATGCTCGCCCGGGTGCGCGCAGGCGAGGAGGTCTTCGCCCCCCGCTTCGACCGGTCGATGGAGCTGAGCCGCGCGGGTGCGATCCGCATCGCGCCCGAACACCGCCTCGTCGTCGTGGAGGGCAACTGGCTGAGCCTATGGCCAGAGGTCCGCGAACAGCTCTCCCCCATCTGGCATCTGAACGTCGATGAGGGCGAACTGCGCCGGCGGCTGGAGCAGCGCTGGGCCGCCATGACGCCGGAAGCGCGGCGCGTGAAGATCGAGGAGAACGACCTGCCCAATGCCCGCGCTGTGGCCGCCCTTGCGGACAGGGCGGATCGGGTTGTGCGCTCCGCTTAACACCTCGCCACGGAAACGTCACGCTCGTCTTATTGTTCGGGGG is a genomic window of Pontivivens ytuae containing:
- a CDS encoding nucleoside/nucleotide kinase family protein, giving the protein MDIEALRTELRTLIPAQGRLVMGLVGPPASGKSTLSKRLAAGPDAVVLPMDGFHLDDDILRARGDLPRKGAEWTFDRAGLAAMLARVRAGEEVFAPRFDRSMELSRAGAIRIAPEHRLVVVEGNWLSLWPEVREQLSPIWHLNVDEGELRRRLEQRWAAMTPEARRVKIEENDLPNARAVAALADRADRVVRSA